In Candidatus Poribacteria bacterium, the following are encoded in one genomic region:
- a CDS encoding SpoIIE family protein phosphatase, with protein sequence MLPEEEKLQFLQKTELFAELPQTELKAICHIANEVAYPAYATLFEEGDEGDSLYLLVDGEVSIIKAGTEVLFFDERGYCLGEIALIDNKPRSATVKTVKPTQFLRITRSDFYNAMAREPRIGSGMFRVLNDKIRRDLEIQMSAIRKEIAQEESMRLAAEVQKSLLPNQEIVHPCISSAGYCRPANSVGGDYYDYLELADNSVAIFLGDVMGHGYHSAMVAAMTKSCLQTQIRFDASVPEVMKAITRVTEEDAQAFIYMTCCYLIIHPDNRLEFANAGHPQMLLYRAEQNGDLIELESSFLPVGISMSDTPTQYYSTEIKWYPGDLLILYSDGITEAFNPNAEMYGFDRFKALISQKRHLSPEEIKIEILSDLQAHQQNESANDDITLVVAKFL encoded by the coding sequence ATGCTACCAGAAGAAGAAAAGTTACAATTTTTACAAAAGACAGAACTGTTCGCAGAACTCCCACAAACCGAATTAAAAGCGATCTGTCATATTGCAAACGAAGTCGCTTACCCAGCCTATGCAACACTCTTTGAAGAGGGGGATGAAGGTGATTCGCTCTACTTATTGGTCGATGGTGAAGTCAGCATCATCAAGGCGGGGACAGAAGTATTATTCTTTGATGAGAGAGGGTACTGTCTCGGAGAAATCGCTCTGATTGATAATAAACCGCGGAGTGCAACGGTTAAAACAGTGAAACCTACGCAGTTTCTAAGGATCACGAGAAGCGACTTTTACAACGCTATGGCACGGGAGCCGCGAATTGGGAGTGGGATGTTCCGAGTCTTGAACGACAAAATCCGACGCGACCTTGAGATTCAGATGAGTGCTATCCGTAAGGAAATTGCCCAAGAAGAATCAATGCGCCTTGCCGCTGAAGTCCAAAAATCTCTCCTCCCGAATCAAGAAATCGTGCATCCCTGTATCAGTTCTGCAGGATATTGCAGACCCGCGAATAGCGTCGGAGGTGACTATTACGACTATCTGGAACTCGCTGATAACAGCGTTGCCATTTTTCTTGGCGATGTCATGGGGCACGGTTATCACTCAGCGATGGTAGCCGCAATGACGAAAAGTTGCTTACAAACGCAAATTCGTTTTGACGCTTCCGTGCCGGAGGTCATGAAAGCGATTACCCGGGTCACAGAAGAGGATGCCCAAGCTTTTATCTACATGACCTGCTGTTATCTGATTATTCACCCTGACAATCGGTTGGAGTTCGCCAATGCCGGTCATCCGCAGATGCTCCTTTATCGCGCCGAACAGAACGGTGACCTCATTGAATTAGAATCCTCGTTTCTGCCAGTCGGTATCTCAATGTCCGACACACCGACCCAATACTACAGCACTGAGATTAAGTGGTATCCCGGGGACCTACTGATCCTTTATTCAGATGGGATTACAGAAGCGTTCAATCCTAACGCGGAAATGTATGGATTCGATCGGTTCAAAGCACTCATTTCACAAAAACGTCATCTGTCTCCCGAAGAGATAAAAATAGAAATTCTGTCTGACCTTCAGGCACATCAACAGAACGAAAGTGCCAATGATGATATTACACTGGTTGTGGCAAAGTTCTTATAG